The Nostoc sp. 'Peltigera membranacea cyanobiont' N6 genome contains the following window.
TGATATATATGCGCCTTGTCACCGCTTTCGCCGTGATGGTGTAGCGCTGCATCCTTACTCAACTTTTGTTCCCCAAGAACTCAAATATAACTACAACTTGGTTAGTTACGTCAACTACCTTAAGAGTAAAAAATTTGGAGTGCTGGGATGAATAAGGAAGTTTCTAAAAGCTGCGGGTGCAAGTCGGAAAAATCGCATTTTTGCAATTTCTGTATCTTGGATTGGTAATTTCTAAAATTCAACAACTGCAAATTTTGGAAAACTTGGTTTGTCTAATTGCTTAAAGGCAATTTACCCTCCTTCCTCCTACTGGTGGATGGGATACGTATAAAAGCTTTCACTCAGTACGGGGGTTTCCCCCCGCTACTGGGTGGCAAGCCGCTATAACGCCGCCCATCAGTAATTCATTGAGGAATCACATTATGTCTGCTTTTGCGATATCACCTTTTGTGCAATCTGTTAACGATGTTTTGTTTCCAATCGAGTTGTTTTTGATTATCTTCCCAATCTTGCACGTGATTTTTGTCCCTGCTCAATCAGCATCACTTCAAGTTAGTAATAGCGCTGGGGTGATTTCTGAAGAGTCGCTAGTTTTGGGAACTCAGGGGGATTTGACTGTGGTTGGTGCTGTTTCTGATGTGGAAGAATTTTCTGAACCAGAATCTTCGATTATTGAAACTGCATCGCCAGTTGTTGAAACTAGGTTTGCGGATGAAGCCAGGCAACTTGTGCTAATAGACGTTACGGAAGAGAGGAAGAAGCTTTTGGATTTAGGCGCGCGGAAACTGCGACAGTTCTGCAAGGAACGCCAGATTCAAGGCTATTCTACCGTCTATAACCGTAAAAAGCTCGATGGACTCGTTGACTTTCTGATCGCACAACAAGTGACTTCTGCTCAAGTAGTCGAGTTTGTGGAAATGCTTGCTTAGAGTTTGATAAAAAGCCTCGGTAAAAACTGGGATTTCAAAACTACTTTCTTGATATAGGATGGTACTTGCTTGATAATTTCTTCTATTAAGTTTGGGCTTCTAAGATGCGTCCTATACTTCTTGGCGATAATGTCGGTAATCCCCTCCGAGTGGCTTCCTCAGCTACCTGCGTATGGTAATGATGCTTTGAACGACTGGGTTTTCGGTTTTTGCTCCATTGGCTGATTTCGACAATTTTGCTTGCCTCTGTACTTTTGCACTTCTTAGGTCTACCTACGTTGACACCTAGCACCTCATTAGCCTTTGCGATCGCCGACTCCTGGGTTTCTGACAAGATGGTACTTGATGTCCATCTCTTTTTCCACTTTGCTATTGAGTTTTCGGTTACGCCAATCTCTTGGGCTAAGGCTACATATTTTTTGCCTTCGTTTAGTCCCAGCAAAATTTTCGCTCTTTTGCTAACTTCATCGCTGCTGGTCGCTGC
Protein-coding sequences here:
- a CDS encoding helix-turn-helix domain-containing protein, which encodes MPRLQILNSIEKQALEHIAATSSDEVSKRAKILLGLNEGKKYVALAQEIGVTENSIAKWKKRWTSSTILSETQESAIAKANEVLGVNVGRPKKCKSTEASKIVEISQWSKNRKPSRSKHHYHTQVAEEATRRGLPTLSPRSIGRILEAQT